A portion of the Longimicrobium sp. genome contains these proteins:
- a CDS encoding TonB-dependent receptor, which produces MILRRLLAFSALLLMLATPAAAQVLSGRVLDAADGQPVPQARITVVNAEGRTVARTTSAENGTFSMHIRVTDPVRLRAERTGYSATVTQPVQVGILETLQVDVRMAVQALSVEPLTVVGRIQPKRRASLELSGFYDREARGLGRFLRREEIERYANADIAQVVDRMPGTTRIGYNIVLDRSSMVGSIYRSQTRGSVSQCLPQVYLDGNRVAYDRSGLAGMALPEHLEAVEVFSGSSQIPLQYSGSDSACGVILLWTRKEP; this is translated from the coding sequence ATGATCCTCCGCCGGCTCCTGGCCTTCTCCGCCCTCCTCCTGATGCTGGCCACGCCCGCCGCGGCGCAGGTGCTCAGCGGCCGCGTGCTGGACGCGGCAGACGGGCAGCCCGTGCCGCAGGCGCGCATCACCGTCGTCAACGCCGAAGGGCGCACGGTGGCCCGCACGACCTCCGCGGAGAACGGCACCTTTTCGATGCACATCCGCGTGACCGACCCGGTGCGCCTGCGCGCGGAGCGAACCGGGTACAGCGCGACCGTCACCCAGCCTGTGCAGGTCGGCATCCTGGAAACGCTCCAGGTGGACGTGCGCATGGCGGTGCAGGCGCTGTCGGTGGAGCCGCTCACCGTCGTCGGTCGTATCCAGCCCAAGCGGCGTGCATCGCTCGAGCTCTCCGGGTTCTACGACCGCGAGGCCCGGGGGCTCGGCCGCTTCCTGCGCCGCGAGGAGATCGAGCGGTACGCCAACGCGGACATCGCCCAGGTGGTGGACCGCATGCCCGGAACGACGCGGATCGGCTACAACATCGTCCTGGACCGCTCCTCGATGGTCGGCTCGATCTATCGAAGCCAGACGCGCGGCAGCGTCTCGCAGTGCCTGCCCCAGGTGTACCTCGATGGAAACCGAGTGGCGTACGACCGCAGCGGGTTGGCCGGGATGGCGCTCCCCGAGCACCTGGAGGCGGTGGAGGTGTTCAGCGGCTCGTCGCAGATCCCGCTCCAGTACAGCGGAAGCGACTCGGCCTGCGGCGTGATCCTGCTCTGGACGCGGAAAGAGCCGTAG
- a CDS encoding SDR family NAD(P)-dependent oxidoreductase gives MQLEGKVALVTGGGEGIGRASAILMAKEGAKVAVLGRHRENLDPVVEEIEKGGGHALAVVADVSKADDMKRAVEEVVGEWGRLDVVFANAGVNGVWAPIEELEPEEWEQTIAINLTGTFFTVKYAVPHLKKQGGSVIVNSSINGTRIFKNTGASAYASSKAGQVAFTKMLALELGPHGVRINVICPGAIETAIDDNTEQRHVDKVKVEPEYPSEESKYPLTRAPGSAEQVARVVLFLASDAASHLTGTEMWVDGGESLLCAT, from the coding sequence ATGCAGCTCGAAGGCAAGGTGGCGCTGGTGACGGGCGGCGGCGAAGGGATCGGACGGGCGTCCGCCATCCTCATGGCGAAGGAAGGCGCAAAGGTGGCCGTACTGGGCCGCCACCGCGAGAACCTGGACCCCGTGGTCGAGGAGATCGAAAAGGGCGGCGGCCATGCCCTCGCCGTCGTCGCCGACGTCAGCAAGGCGGACGACATGAAGCGCGCGGTGGAGGAGGTCGTGGGCGAGTGGGGGCGGCTGGACGTCGTCTTCGCCAACGCGGGCGTCAACGGCGTCTGGGCGCCGATCGAAGAGCTGGAGCCGGAGGAGTGGGAGCAGACCATCGCCATCAACCTCACCGGGACCTTTTTCACGGTGAAATACGCCGTGCCGCACCTCAAGAAGCAGGGCGGATCCGTGATCGTGAACTCGTCTATCAACGGCACGCGTATCTTCAAGAACACGGGCGCGTCGGCCTACGCGTCGTCCAAGGCGGGGCAGGTGGCGTTCACGAAGATGCTGGCGCTGGAGCTGGGGCCGCATGGGGTGCGAATCAACGTGATCTGCCCCGGCGCCATCGAAACCGCCATCGACGACAACACCGAGCAGCGCCACGTCGACAAGGTGAAAGTCGAGCCAGAGTATCCCAGCGAGGAATCCAAGTACCCGCTGACGCGCGCCCCCGGGAGCGCCGAGCAGGTGGCACGTGTGGTGCTGTTCCTGGCCTCCGACGCCGCCAGCCACCTGACGGGAACGGAGATGTGGGTGGACGGCGGCGAGTCGCTGCTGTGCGCGACGTGA
- a CDS encoding TIGR03915 family putative DNA repair protein, translated as MHRTSIEPTFHGWRDAARGLLAAGVEPRDVLWEEAEGEQAGLDLVDDAPAAVSQATARVPRAFMALAEAAACHSDAERWAILYRVLWRLKHGEPRLMEVAMDPDVHRMLAMEKAVRRDVHKTKAFVRFRAVEGEGGTHYVAWFEPEHHTLERSAPFFAERFASMRWSILTPRRCAHWDGSSLWFSEGVPRSAAPSADALEDLWRTYYASIFNPARMKPRAMKSEMPLKYWRNLPEAELIQPLMRDAPARVRRMIEEQRRSSE; from the coding sequence ATGCACCGCACGAGTATCGAACCTACGTTCCACGGATGGCGCGACGCCGCCCGCGGGCTCCTGGCCGCGGGGGTGGAGCCGCGCGACGTGCTCTGGGAGGAGGCGGAGGGGGAGCAGGCCGGGCTCGATCTGGTGGATGACGCTCCCGCCGCCGTGAGCCAGGCGACGGCACGGGTGCCGCGCGCGTTCATGGCGCTCGCGGAGGCGGCGGCGTGCCACAGCGATGCGGAGCGCTGGGCGATCCTGTACCGCGTCCTCTGGCGGCTGAAGCACGGGGAGCCGCGGCTGATGGAGGTGGCGATGGACCCCGACGTCCACCGCATGCTCGCCATGGAGAAGGCCGTGCGGCGCGACGTGCACAAGACCAAGGCGTTCGTCCGCTTCCGAGCGGTCGAGGGGGAGGGCGGGACGCACTACGTGGCGTGGTTTGAGCCGGAGCACCACACCCTGGAGCGCTCCGCACCCTTTTTCGCCGAGCGCTTCGCCTCCATGCGCTGGTCGATCCTCACGCCGCGCCGCTGCGCGCACTGGGACGGCTCGTCGCTCTGGTTCTCCGAAGGCGTGCCGCGCTCCGCCGCACCGTCGGCCGATGCGCTGGAGGATCTGTGGCGGACGTACTACGCCAGCATCTTCAACCCCGCGCGCATGAAGCCCCGCGCGATGAAGTCAGAGATGCCGCTGAAGTACTGGCGCAACCTCCCGGAGGCGGAGCTGATCCAGCCGCTGATGCGCGACGCCCCGGCGAGGGTGCGGCGGATGATCGAGGAGCAGAGGCGATCGTCGGAGTAA
- the thpR gene encoding RNA 2',3'-cyclic phosphodiesterase, translating into MTEPRVGRLFLGVPLSDPLRDALGEHLRRALPGGIPGRPVVPANWHLTLRFLGDTDAEQHRQLVEALEKAPLGPRFSIAFGGLGAFPRARRAGVLWLGVAEGAAELKRVAALAEDAARQAGFPAEKKPFSPHLTISRLNPPRDVEPAVAAAPEFGGRMEVEGIVLFRSHLGSGPPRYEALRTFALT; encoded by the coding sequence ATGACCGAGCCCCGCGTCGGCCGCCTCTTCCTCGGCGTCCCGCTCAGCGATCCCCTCCGCGACGCGCTCGGCGAGCACCTGCGCCGCGCCCTCCCCGGCGGCATACCGGGGCGCCCCGTGGTCCCCGCCAACTGGCACCTCACCCTCCGCTTCCTGGGCGATACGGACGCCGAACAGCACCGCCAGCTGGTGGAGGCACTCGAGAAGGCGCCGCTGGGCCCGCGCTTCTCGATCGCGTTCGGCGGGCTGGGCGCCTTCCCCCGTGCGCGGCGCGCGGGAGTGCTCTGGCTCGGCGTAGCCGAGGGCGCCGCGGAGCTGAAGCGAGTCGCGGCGCTGGCGGAAGACGCCGCGCGTCAAGCCGGCTTCCCCGCCGAGAAGAAGCCGTTCTCACCCCACCTCACCATCAGCCGCCTCAACCCGCCCCGCGACGTGGAACCAGCCGTAGCCGCGGCGCCCGAGTTCGGCGGGCGGATGGAGGTGGAGGGCATCGTCCTCTTCCGAAGCCACCTGGGGAGCGGTCCGCCGCGCTACGAGGCGCTGCGCACGTTCGCGCTTACATGA
- a CDS encoding OsmC family protein, which translates to MLLSEDRLRVQGGAGPLSVEADSAEMTYSPGHMLASSLAVCTYSILQSWATNADIPATDLAVEVGFEYVEKPHRIGKMEVALDWPSLPAERREAARRAAGLCPIHRTLHAPPEVTTLVTGAAQAAGAGA; encoded by the coding sequence ATGCTGCTTTCCGAGGACCGGCTTCGCGTGCAGGGGGGCGCGGGGCCGCTGAGCGTCGAGGCGGACTCGGCCGAGATGACCTACTCGCCGGGGCACATGCTGGCGAGCAGCCTGGCGGTGTGCACCTACTCCATCCTCCAGTCGTGGGCCACCAACGCCGACATCCCCGCCACCGACCTGGCGGTGGAAGTGGGCTTCGAGTACGTGGAGAAGCCGCATCGCATCGGCAAGATGGAGGTCGCACTCGACTGGCCCTCGCTTCCCGCCGAGCGGCGGGAGGCGGCCCGGCGCGCCGCGGGCCTCTGCCCCATCCACCGCACCCTCCACGCGCCGCCCGAAGTCACGACGCTGGTCACCGGCGCCGCGCAGGCGGCGGGGGCGGGCGCATGA
- a CDS encoding putative DNA modification/repair radical SAM protein encodes MEVAAKLSILADAAKYDASCSSSGAKGRKGGAKGLGSTEGTGICHSYTPDGRCVSLLKVLLTNYCIYDCQYCINRRSSDVRRARFKVDELVALVLDFYRRNYIEGLFLSSGIIRTPDYTMEQLIAVAKTLRREHGFAGYIHLKTIPDASPELLDEAGRWADRLSINVELPTQENLDRLAPEKQLVQITGAMGRMKERIAEAKADAAPRRTLPRFAPAGQSTQMIVGATEATDTTILHTASELYRGPELRRVYYSGFSPIPDAAAALPLIATPLVREHRLYQADWLMRFYGFEARELTTAQAPNLDLGIDPKTSWALRNRDRFPVDLNLADREELLRIPGLGTRNVKRILAARRWHRIRLADLARMRVPLKRALPFIITDDHRPRLLNPDALDLRDRIAPKGSQTDLFETAFAALHGEL; translated from the coding sequence ATGGAAGTCGCGGCGAAGCTCTCGATCCTGGCGGATGCGGCCAAGTACGACGCGTCGTGCTCCAGCAGCGGGGCGAAGGGGAGGAAGGGGGGCGCAAAGGGGCTCGGCTCCACAGAGGGGACGGGGATCTGCCACAGCTACACGCCCGATGGCCGGTGCGTGTCGCTCCTCAAGGTGCTGCTCACGAACTACTGCATCTACGACTGCCAGTACTGCATCAACCGCCGCTCCAGCGACGTGCGCCGGGCGCGCTTCAAGGTGGACGAGCTGGTGGCACTGGTGCTGGACTTCTACCGGCGCAACTACATCGAAGGGCTCTTCCTCAGCTCGGGGATCATCCGCACGCCGGACTACACGATGGAGCAGCTCATCGCCGTGGCGAAGACGCTGCGGCGGGAGCACGGCTTCGCGGGCTACATCCACCTGAAGACGATTCCCGATGCGTCGCCGGAGCTGCTTGACGAGGCGGGGCGCTGGGCGGACCGGCTGAGCATCAACGTGGAGCTCCCCACGCAGGAGAACCTGGACCGGCTCGCCCCCGAAAAGCAGCTCGTGCAGATCACCGGCGCCATGGGGCGGATGAAGGAGCGCATTGCCGAAGCCAAGGCGGATGCCGCGCCGCGCCGCACCCTCCCGCGCTTCGCCCCGGCCGGCCAGAGCACGCAGATGATCGTCGGCGCGACCGAGGCGACGGACACCACCATCCTGCACACCGCATCGGAGCTGTACCGCGGACCGGAGCTGCGGCGCGTGTACTACTCCGGCTTCTCGCCGATCCCGGATGCCGCCGCCGCGCTCCCGCTGATTGCCACGCCGCTGGTGCGCGAGCACAGGCTCTACCAGGCGGACTGGCTGATGCGCTTCTACGGCTTCGAGGCGCGCGAGCTGACCACCGCGCAGGCGCCCAACCTGGACCTCGGCATCGACCCCAAGACCTCGTGGGCGCTCCGCAATCGCGACCGCTTCCCCGTGGACCTGAACCTGGCTGACCGGGAGGAGCTGCTGCGCATCCCGGGCCTCGGGACGCGCAACGTGAAGCGCATCCTGGCCGCGCGCCGCTGGCACCGCATCCGCCTCGCGGACCTCGCGCGCATGCGGGTGCCGCTGAAGCGCGCCCTTCCGTTCATCATCACCGACGACCACCGGCCGCGGCTGCTCAACCCCGACGCCCTCGATCTGCGCGACCGCATCGCGCCCAAGGGGAGCCAGACGGACCTGTTCGAAACCGCGTTCGCCGCGCTCCACGGCGAGCTCTGA
- the msrP gene encoding protein-methionine-sulfoxide reductase catalytic subunit MsrP, with amino-acid sequence MLIRKPDDIPSSEITPESVYVNRRGFIGAAAAAIATVAAPASLMACAEAEGAQDKANSYEEITQYNNFYEFGTDKEDPSRLAPRLLKTRPWTVSIEGMCRKPGRYPIDTLIRANRVQDRTYRLRCVEAWSMVIPWQGIPLRDVLARAEPLPGARFVELTTLHDPRQMPGQQRGVLDWPYVEGLRMDEAMHPLTLLATGIYGKPLPAQNGAPLRLVVPWKYGFKSIKSIVRIRFTDRQPRTAWNVSAPGEYGFYANVNPQVDHPRWSQARERRIGTFLRRPTLMF; translated from the coding sequence ATGCTGATCCGCAAGCCCGACGACATCCCGTCCTCCGAGATCACGCCGGAGAGCGTGTACGTGAACCGCCGCGGATTCATCGGCGCGGCGGCCGCGGCGATCGCGACCGTGGCGGCGCCCGCGTCGCTCATGGCGTGCGCGGAGGCGGAAGGGGCGCAGGACAAAGCCAACTCGTACGAAGAGATCACGCAGTACAACAACTTCTACGAGTTCGGCACGGACAAGGAAGATCCATCCCGCCTGGCGCCGCGGCTGCTCAAGACGCGGCCGTGGACGGTCAGCATCGAAGGGATGTGCCGCAAGCCCGGGCGCTACCCCATCGACACGCTCATCCGCGCCAACCGCGTGCAGGACCGCACCTACCGCCTGCGCTGCGTGGAGGCGTGGTCGATGGTGATCCCCTGGCAGGGTATCCCGCTGCGCGACGTGCTGGCGCGCGCGGAGCCCCTCCCCGGCGCGCGCTTCGTGGAGCTCACCACGCTGCACGACCCGCGGCAGATGCCGGGGCAGCAGCGCGGCGTTCTGGATTGGCCGTACGTCGAGGGGCTGCGGATGGACGAGGCGATGCATCCGCTGACGCTGCTCGCCACGGGGATCTACGGCAAACCGCTCCCGGCGCAGAACGGGGCGCCGCTGCGGCTGGTGGTTCCGTGGAAGTACGGCTTCAAGTCGATCAAGAGCATCGTGCGCATCCGCTTCACGGACCGGCAGCCGCGCACGGCGTGGAACGTGTCCGCGCCCGGCGAGTACGGCTTCTACGCCAACGTCAACCCGCAGGTCGACCACCCGCGCTGGAGCCAGGCGCGCGAGCGGCGCATCGGCACCTTTCTGCGCAGGCCGACGCTGATGTTCA
- a CDS encoding DUF393 domain-containing protein produces the protein MSFPVVHFVFGGQEATSAGMGRPYTVVFDGQCKVCTRLANLLRKWDKHDELEVIPFQNTSVLTRFPWIPSESYAQAMQLVGPGGKTWQGGGAIEQLLKILPLGGAIGWVFKLPYFGVGFERFYRWFAANRYRFGCGAHCQLRPLDIDFGDADPEDLAPAGDALPLKTTT, from the coding sequence ATGAGCTTCCCCGTCGTCCACTTCGTCTTCGGCGGCCAGGAAGCCACCTCCGCCGGCATGGGGCGCCCCTACACCGTGGTGTTCGACGGCCAGTGCAAGGTGTGCACGCGGCTCGCCAACCTCCTGCGCAAGTGGGACAAGCACGACGAGCTGGAAGTGATCCCCTTCCAGAACACCTCGGTCCTCACCCGCTTCCCCTGGATCCCGAGCGAGTCGTACGCCCAGGCGATGCAGCTGGTGGGGCCGGGGGGGAAGACGTGGCAGGGGGGCGGCGCCATCGAGCAGCTCCTCAAGATCCTCCCGCTTGGCGGCGCCATCGGCTGGGTCTTCAAGCTCCCGTACTTCGGGGTAGGCTTCGAGCGCTTCTACCGCTGGTTCGCGGCCAACCGCTACCGCTTCGGCTGCGGCGCCCACTGCCAGCTCCGCCCCCTCGACATCGACTTCGGCGACGCCGATCCCGAGGACCTCGCCCCCGCCGGCGACGCGCTGCCGCTGAAGACGACGACGTAA
- a CDS encoding zinc metalloprotease HtpX has product MNNVKVFGLMAGLTALFVMAGGAFGGQGGVIIALVMAAAMNFFAYFGSATMVLRMYNAQVITPEQAPVLYAMVDRLRQRAGLPMPTVAIAPHMQPNAFATGRNPENAVVCVTEGILQLVSRDELEGVIAHELAHIKNRDMLLQTFTATLAGAISSLGQMAMWGALFGGNDEEEGGGAVGAILMIFLAPLAASVIQMAISRQREFKADAVGAEICGRPLSLAHALRKLEAGAERIPMHVSPAAAPMAQVNPLASLHGGGFARLFSTHPPTEERVARLEAMAGARVGALVR; this is encoded by the coding sequence ATGAACAACGTAAAGGTATTCGGGCTGATGGCCGGGCTCACGGCGCTGTTCGTAATGGCCGGCGGCGCGTTCGGGGGGCAGGGCGGGGTCATCATCGCGCTCGTGATGGCGGCCGCGATGAACTTCTTCGCCTACTTCGGGTCGGCCACGATGGTGCTGCGCATGTACAACGCGCAGGTGATCACGCCGGAGCAGGCGCCCGTGCTGTACGCGATGGTGGACCGGCTGCGGCAGCGTGCCGGGCTCCCCATGCCCACCGTGGCCATCGCGCCGCACATGCAGCCCAACGCCTTCGCCACGGGGCGCAACCCGGAGAACGCGGTGGTGTGCGTGACCGAGGGGATCCTGCAGCTCGTGTCGCGCGACGAGCTGGAGGGGGTGATCGCGCACGAGCTGGCGCACATCAAGAACCGCGACATGCTCCTGCAGACCTTCACCGCCACCCTCGCGGGCGCCATCTCGTCGCTCGGGCAGATGGCGATGTGGGGCGCCCTCTTCGGCGGCAACGACGAGGAGGAAGGAGGCGGGGCGGTGGGCGCCATCCTGATGATCTTCCTGGCCCCGCTGGCGGCCTCGGTGATCCAGATGGCGATCTCGCGCCAGCGCGAGTTCAAGGCGGACGCGGTGGGCGCGGAGATCTGCGGGCGGCCGCTCTCGCTGGCGCACGCGCTGCGCAAGCTGGAGGCGGGTGCGGAGCGCATCCCCATGCACGTGTCGCCCGCCGCGGCCCCGATGGCGCAGGTGAATCCGCTCGCGTCGCTGCACGGCGGCGGGTTCGCGCGGCTGTTCTCCACGCATCCGCCCACCGAGGAGCGGGTGGCGAGGCTGGAGGCGATGGCGGGGGCGCGGGTGGGTGCGTTGGTGCGTTAG
- a CDS encoding MBL fold metallo-hydrolase, which produces MPDHRPPHHGPDGKFRTPWPVEGGERRTQLQLLQWMGERLLRGRAPNPKPGDLPMARPEIASPRAARDEIRITWVGHSTFLIQAGAINVLTDPHWSLRASPSQRIGPARFVPPAIAWEALPPIDAVLLSHDHYDHLDEDTVRRLHERFGEALRWVTPLKYAEWFARLGIRGITELDWWDEAELPGGVRVTCAPAQHWTRRTMREFNDRLWASFALRLPDGRGIYFAGDSGYFGGYGEIARRAGPFDVVLMPVGAYDPRWFMKPAHMNPEEAVHAYQDLGGRGAFVGMHWGTFRLTDENPLEPPLRTRAAWAAAGLPDADLHLPRHGETIRL; this is translated from the coding sequence GTGCCCGATCACCGCCCGCCGCATCACGGGCCGGATGGCAAGTTCAGGACGCCCTGGCCCGTGGAGGGCGGCGAGAGGCGCACGCAGCTCCAGCTCCTGCAGTGGATGGGCGAGCGGTTGCTGCGCGGGCGCGCGCCCAATCCGAAGCCCGGCGACCTGCCGATGGCGCGGCCGGAGATCGCATCTCCGCGCGCGGCCAGGGACGAGATCCGCATCACGTGGGTGGGGCACTCGACGTTCCTGATCCAGGCGGGCGCCATCAACGTCCTCACCGATCCGCACTGGAGCCTGCGCGCATCGCCGTCGCAGCGGATCGGGCCGGCGCGCTTCGTACCGCCCGCGATCGCGTGGGAGGCGCTGCCGCCCATCGACGCCGTCCTCCTGTCGCACGACCACTACGACCACCTGGACGAAGACACGGTGCGGCGCCTCCACGAGCGGTTCGGCGAGGCGCTGCGCTGGGTGACGCCGCTGAAGTACGCGGAGTGGTTCGCGCGGCTGGGGATCCGCGGGATCACGGAGCTGGACTGGTGGGACGAGGCGGAACTGCCGGGCGGCGTGCGCGTGACCTGCGCCCCCGCGCAGCACTGGACGCGGCGCACCATGCGCGAGTTCAACGACCGCCTCTGGGCCTCCTTCGCCCTGCGCCTGCCGGATGGACGCGGGATCTACTTCGCGGGAGACAGCGGCTACTTCGGCGGCTATGGCGAGATCGCGCGCCGCGCCGGACCGTTCGACGTGGTGCTGATGCCGGTGGGCGCCTACGACCCGCGCTGGTTCATGAAGCCCGCGCACATGAACCCCGAAGAGGCGGTGCACGCCTACCAGGACCTCGGCGGGCGCGGCGCGTTCGTGGGGATGCACTGGGGCACCTTTCGCCTCACTGACGAGAACCCGCTCGAACCCCCGCTCCGCACCCGCGCCGCCTGGGCCGCCGCCGGGCTGCCTGACGCGGACCTCCACCTGCCGCGGCACGGCGAGACAATCCGCCTGTAG
- a CDS encoding class I SAM-dependent methyltransferase, with the protein MSERFYSDPRLYDLLFPPGEYARFYAEEARRAGGPVLELACGTGQLLAPIAQGGTRCVGIDLSPEMLGAAAERLRQASASAELVEGDIRSFDLGESFPLIFIARNSLLHLHATDDLLACFSAVRRHLAPGGVFVFDVFNPSVRLLARPAGTRFAVMEIEHPDHGRVSVEAEGEYDAATQVKRETWYFSAPGRPDFWTAPLAVRCIFPQELPLLLDAGGLRLEARYGDFAGGSFHGGSARQVCFCRAA; encoded by the coding sequence ATGAGCGAGCGATTCTACTCCGATCCACGGCTCTACGACCTGCTGTTTCCGCCGGGCGAGTACGCGCGCTTCTACGCGGAGGAGGCGCGGCGCGCGGGCGGCCCGGTGCTGGAGTTGGCGTGCGGCACGGGGCAGCTCCTCGCCCCGATCGCGCAGGGCGGGACGCGCTGCGTGGGGATCGACCTGTCGCCTGAGATGCTCGGCGCGGCCGCGGAAAGGCTGCGCCAGGCGTCCGCGTCCGCCGAGCTGGTGGAGGGCGACATCCGCTCGTTCGACCTCGGCGAGTCGTTCCCGCTGATCTTCATCGCGCGCAACTCGCTGCTCCATCTGCACGCGACGGACGACCTGCTGGCGTGCTTCAGCGCCGTGCGCCGGCACCTGGCGCCGGGCGGGGTCTTCGTCTTCGACGTGTTCAACCCCAGCGTCCGCCTGCTCGCGCGACCCGCGGGCACTCGCTTCGCCGTGATGGAGATCGAGCATCCGGACCACGGGCGCGTCTCCGTGGAGGCGGAGGGCGAGTACGACGCGGCCACCCAGGTGAAGCGCGAAACGTGGTACTTCTCGGCGCCGGGCCGCCCCGACTTCTGGACGGCTCCGCTGGCCGTGCGTTGCATCTTCCCGCAGGAGCTTCCGCTTCTCCTGGACGCAGGCGGGCTCCGGTTGGAGGCGCGCTACGGTGACTTCGCGGGTGGGTCGTTCCACGGAGGGAGCGCGCGACAGGTATGCTTCTGCCGCGCGGCGTGA